The genomic DNA CGCCGGTGTCGGTGCCGCCCTGGCCGTCATCCGGGTTGGAGCCGTCGTCCAGCACCGTCAGCAGTTCGATGCTGTTGCCCTTGACCGCTGCCTGGAAGTTGAACAGCTCGCTGTTGTCCTCGACGATGAAGCCTTGGGGCGCCTCCAGGCTGCCCGCCTTGACGACATCGGCCAGCACGTCCTGGTTGGCCAGCGTGGCGCCGTCGCCCACGCTGATCAGCAGTTTCGATTTGGCGTCGAAGACCGCACTGCCGCGGATCTCCACCTTGCCGTAATTCGACGCGCTCATCGCCTCGATGGCCAACTGGCCGGTGCTGGACTGGATGTAGTCGCCGCTGATGTCCGCCACCACGCCGGCGGGCACGGTCACCACGCCGTTGTTCTGGAACACGCCTTCGCGGGTCTTGACGAAATGGTTGCCGCCGAAGCGCAGCTTGCCGCCTTGCGCCACTTCGAAGCGATCGACGGAGAAGTTGTTGTCGGTGGTGAAGCTGCCGTTCACGATCACCGCGCTGCCAGCCTTGCCATTGACCTGGCCGGTCATGCGGGCGCTGTCGCCATCGATGTGCAGGACGGCGCCGTTCAGCCCGACGCCACCCTGGATCAACCCGGCATTGCGGATGGTGTTGATCTGGCCTTCGTTGAAGATCGCATCTTCGCCGTCGGGCGCGATCAGCGAGCCCGTGTTGATGAACTCGTCGATGAATCCGGTGTTATGCAGCGCGGTGCCGCCCGAGATTTCGCCCTTGTTGACGAGTGTCAGAATGGAGCCCGTGTTGTGGATGACAACGCCGGTGCCGTTCTGGGTGATCTTGCCCGACGCCTCGTTGGTCAGTTGCTCCATCGTGCCGGTGTTGTTGATCGTACGGCCGCTACCCGCCGTCACCGAACGCTCGATGGTGCCGCTGTTCACAAGCGTCCTGATCATGCCGCCCATGTTGAACACGGTCGTGCCGTTACCCACGAGCCTGCCCTGGTTCTCGAGCCTGATGATGGTGCTGCTGTTGCTGTTGACGATCGCCGTCCCGCCGTCGATCTGTCCGGTCACGGCGTTCAGCAGCAGGACCGTCGTGCCGCCACTGGCGGCAAGCGCCGACATCATGGAATTGCTGGGGGCAATGCGGCCCTTGTTGACGATCGAATCCGTCCCGTTGGAGATCACCGAGGTATTGCCGTTCGCAATGATCGAACCGCCCTCCTCGACCGTCAACGTCGAGCCGTTGTTGTTCAGGTAGCAGGAGCTCGTGCGCTGGTCCGACACGACCACCGACGGTCCTTCGGTCGTGCACCACTGCTGCGCCATCCCCGGCGCGCCGGACAGCAGGCCCAGCGCGGCCAGCAGGGTACGCGTTAGGGCGACGCCGCGGCGCGAGGCCGGCGTAAGCGTGGGCATGAAGGACTTGGACGCCCGAAGGGCGGTACGACTTGCGGCTGCCATGAACGGCTTCTCCTGCGGAGGGTGTGAGGGAGATGTCATGCCACCCGGCAGGGTGACAATTTGTAATCTTCCGCCGCAGTATGGAGAAGGTTGTCCAGCCGAATCTGAGCAAATCTGAGCGATTGCGAGTAGTGCGGAAAAAGGCCTTTTGTTCTGCGAATTGAGCAGGTGATCTGTGGAAATTCAGGCACACACCCGGGGTGGCGGGCCTTGCGGACCGTGGCGCCGGCGCCGCAAGACGCCGGCATTCCGATGCCTACCAGCGATAGCGCAAGCTGCCCACGATCTGCCGCCCGATGCCCAGGTAGCAATAGCCGCCATTGCATACCGGCACTTCCTTGTCCGCCACGTTCTGCACGTTGAGCGTGGCCAGCCAGCCCTTCAGTGACGGATGGCGTTGGCTCGGGTCATAGCTCAGCGCCAGGTCGAACAAGGTCGACGCGTCGTTGTGCAGGGTGTTCAGCGTATCGCCGTAGCTGCTGCCGACGTAGCGCGCGCCCGCGCCGAAGCCCAGCCCCGCCAGCGGGCCTTGCGGCAGGCGATAGTCCAGCCACGCGCCCGCGGTGTGGCGCGGCAGGCGGCTGGGCGTCTTGCCGATCTCGGCCGGATCATTGCTGTGCGTCACCTGGCTGCGGTTGTAGCTGTAGTAGGCGATCAGGTCCAGGCCGCTATCCAGCGCCGCCAGCATCTCCAGCTCGACGCCCCGTGAGCGCAGCACCCCTGCCAGCTCGGAATACGGCGTGCCCGGGACGGTCCTCACCGCATCCTTCTCCTCGATCTGGTAGACGGCCAGCGTCACCTGGCTGCGCTGTCCCTGCGGCTGGAACTTCACGCCGGCCTCGATCTGCGATCCGCGCGTCGGGTCCAGCGGCTTGCCCGTGGCGTTCAAACTGGTATTGGGCACGAACGAGGTGGCGTAACTCACATAGGGTGCGAAACCGCTGTCGCTCAGGTAAAGCGCGCCTGCCTGCCAGGTGAAGGCCTCGTCCTGCTTGCGCGTGGGCGCGGCGCCGGTCAGGATGTTCTGGTTGCGTTGCCGCGCAATGTCGTAGCGGCCGCCCAGGTTCAGCCGCCACTTGCCCACGCTGGCCTGCTCTGAAAGATAGAAGCCGTATTGCTCGTCGCGCTGCTTGACCGACACCAAGTCATAGGGCGGCGTACCCAAGGACACATTGCCGTATTGCGGCCGATCCAGGTCCAGTGGCGGAACGCCCGTGGCCTGATAACCGATGCGGTTGTTCCAATCCACCCACTGATAGTCGACGCCCG from Orrella dioscoreae includes the following:
- a CDS encoding autotransporter family protein codes for the protein MAAASRTALRASKSFMPTLTPASRRGVALTRTLLAALGLLSGAPGMAQQWCTTEGPSVVVSDQRTSSCYLNNNGSTLTVEEGGSIIANGNTSVISNGTDSIVNKGRIAPSNSMMSALAASGGTTVLLLNAVTGQIDGGTAIVNSNSSTIIRLENQGRLVGNGTTVFNMGGMIRTLVNSGTIERSVTAGSGRTINNTGTMEQLTNEASGKITQNGTGVVIHNTGSILTLVNKGEISGGTALHNTGFIDEFINTGSLIAPDGEDAIFNEGQINTIRNAGLIQGGVGLNGAVLHIDGDSARMTGQVNGKAGSAVIVNGSFTTDNNFSVDRFEVAQGGKLRFGGNHFVKTREGVFQNNGVVTVPAGVVADISGDYIQSSTGQLAIEAMSASNYGKVEIRGSAVFDAKSKLLISVGDGATLANQDVLADVVKAGSLEAPQGFIVEDNSELFNFQAAVKGNSIELLTVLDDGSNPDDGQGGTDTGGGTPPAASGGAVSKRVNAQGFGQGMGAAGVLDGFVSGTGNTGDVANIVTALGRLGSQEEVAGAVAQTLPLMSANLNQVVIGGMQGVNRVIQGRLDGVGGFSGMSSGDGYLADRHLWFKPLASFADQDDRDGIAGYRSNTYGFVFGGDAVVGQASRLGLAFSYARSNVDGKSTARTNRADIDAYQLIAYGSHSVASLPDVEVNWQADVGLNQNDGRRVINFGGLDRTAKADFDSTTAHFGAGISRGFQLSDKTRFTPSIRSDYFRIRNASYTESGADGLNLSVRSQTSEQWFAMLEGRLQHQLNDRLAVSANLGAGYEMLGESNGITASYVGGGAAFRTPGMAPGRWLGRAGLGLAMHANDRTEITARYDLEGRSGFTAQTASVNVRWSF